The region GCTATTCCAGACAGCTGTGGCTGGCCCCCATCACTGGGCTCTGGATCTGGGAGAATGAGCACCACCTCGGGGTAGAGATTGAGACCTCAGGTCTGTGAACTCTTGGATCTATTTTTGGATCCACTGCAGCTCCCTCTGCTGtgcatacagcaggtgctcagcaTGTGTGCAAATTCAACACCTTGCAAAGGTTTTCAGGGGTGATGTACCAGTCAGGGTTGGTTAGCAGAAGTTGGCTTCCATCCCAGGCTCTGGGAAGGAGACGGCTGTCTGCTGATCATGACAGCGTGAGCGTACTGCACATTCACTCTGTGCCGGGCAAACGTTCTCTCTCAGGCTCTCTTTTTTGTGCCCAGAAATGTTCATTTCATACAGTCAGCAATGCTGTTGAGATTTCCAGGTCTTCccgtggtaaagattctgcctaccaatgcagaaggcacaggggttcgatccctggatcggaaaggtcccctggaggaggaaatggcaacgcactccagtactcttgcctgggaaaccccatggacagaggagcctggtgggctacagtccagagggttgcaaggagctggacacgagtgagcgactaagcacacagcagcACGCAGTCCTGTTGGTATTCAGGGGTCCTCACCTGCTCCCCCAGCTCAGATCCCCAAGCCTAACCCCTTCTGCTGGTGTCATCAGGTTTCCGAATGACTGCCCACCTCCAGGCATCAGTCTCACCCCAGAGCAAAGCCCGGGCCTTGGTACCTGTCCGTCCCTCTGAAGGATAACTGTCCTTATCTACTGTGAGGCAGCTGGTGGGAAACCCATTGACTTACAGTTTCTATTCATTTTGACCCCTTCacagatcacagccttgtcatggcgaaggggcttgtacaactcaatgaaactatgagataTGACATgcaaggccacccaagacagatgggtcacagtggagagttctgacaaaacgtggtccaccagagaaggcaacggtaattcactccaatattcttgccacaagaaccccatgaacagtatgataaggcaaaaagatatgacactgaaatatgaGCCCCCCCCATCTCGGAAGgggtccaatatgctactggggaagagtgaaaggcaattactaatagctccagaaagaagtggctgggccaaagtggaaacagcactcagttgtggatgtgtctgatgatgaaagtaaaatccgacactataaagaacagtattgcataggaatctggaatgttaggcccatgaatcaaggtaaatttgatgtggtcaagcaggagatggcaagaatgaacactgacattttaggaatcagtgaactaaagtggatgggaatgggcgaattttattcagatgatcattatattgACTGCTATGGGCAAgaactccttagaagaaatggagtagtcctcatagtcaacagaagagtccaaaatgcagtacttgggtgcaatatcaaaaatgacagaacaatCTCGGTTCGTTTCCAGtgtaaaccattcaacatcacagtaatccaaacctatgccccaaccactgatgctgaagaaactgaagttgacttGAAGCTTCTGACcttgaagacctgcaagaccttctagatctAACAACAAAACAAGATGACCTTTCAatcataggagattggaatgcaaaagtaggaagtcaagagctacctggaggaacaggcaagattggccttggagtacaaaatgaagcagggcaaaggttaacaagagttttgtcaagagaacacatcggtcacagcaaacacccatttccagcaacacaagagatgactctacatatggacatcaccagatggtcaatactgaaatcaaattgactatattttttacagctgaagatggagaagctctatatggtcagcaaaaacaagacctggagctgactatgactcagatcatgaactccttattgcaaaattcagacttaaattaaagaaagtagggaaaaccaacaGACAATTCtggtacaacctaaatcaaatctcttatgattatatagtggaggtaacaaatagattcaagggattagatccagtagagtgcctgaaggactatggatggaggtttgtaacatttaacaagaggcagtgaccaaaactgtcccaaagaaatagaaatgcaagaaggcaaagcggttgtctgaggaagctttacaaatagctaaggaaagaagagaagcaaaaagcaagggagaaagggaaagatacacccaactgaatcagagttccagagaacagcaaggagagattagaaggccttcttcaatgaacaatgcaaagaagtaaaggaaaacaatagaatggggaagactagagatctgtttaagaaaattagagatatcaagggaacatttcatgcaaagatggacacaatagaggacagaaatggcaaggacctaacggaggcagaagagattaagaagatgtggcaaagGGGGTTCAGGTtgagggacacatgtatacccatagctgattcgtgttgatgtatggtgaaagccactacaatatcataaagtaattagcctccaattaaaataaattaattaagtttttaaaaaagaaaaggtggcaagaattcacagaagaactacacaaaaaaggtcttaatgaccaggaaaaccatgatggtgtggtcataactagagccagatatcctggagtgtgaagttaagtggtccttaggaagtattactaaaaacaaagctaatggaagtgatggaattccagctgaattatttaaaaccctaaaaagatgatgctgttaaagttctgGACTCagtatgacagcaaatttggaaaacagagcaatggccacaggactggaaaaggtcaattttcattacaatcccaaagaagggcagtgccaaagaatgttcaaactctggacagttgtgctcatttcacatgctaataaggttatgctcaaaatccttcaagctaggcttcagcagtatatgaaccaagaacttccagatgttcaagctgggtttagaaaaagcagaggaaccagaggtcaaattgccaacgttttgttggatcatggagaaagcaagggaattccagaaaaatatctgcttccacttcactgactgtgctaaagactttgactgcgtggatcacaacaaattgtggaaaattcttaaagagatgggaatacaaggccaccttacttgtctcctgagaaacctgtaggtgggtcaagaaacaacagttagaacctgacatgaaacaacatactggttcaaaattaggaaaagagtacttcaaggctacacactgtcaccctccttatttaacctatatgcagagtatatcatgtgaaatgccaggctgggagAATCACAAACCTCaggtatgcaaatgacaccaccctaatggcagaaggtaaagaggaactgaagagcttcctgaagaaagtgaaagaagagagtggaaaaggtgGCTTAACActtaacatacagaaaactaagaccatggcatgcgatcccataacttcatggcaaataaaaggggaaacagtgacaaattttattttgggggagctccaaaatcactgtagatgctGACTGtcaccatgaaataaaaagatgcttgctacctgtaagaaaaactatgacgaacctagacagtgtattaaaaagtggagaccacactttaccaacaaaggcacatatagttaaagctatggtttttccaggagtcatgtatggttgtgagagttggaccataaagaaggttgagcactgaaaaactgatgctggagaaggctcttgagagtcccccggacaacaaggagaccaaaccagtcaatcctaaaggaaaccaaccctgaatattcattggaaggactgatgctgaagctgaagctccaatactttggctacctgatgccaagagcctcctcactggaaaggaccctgatgctgggaaagattgaaggcgggaggagaaagggatgacagaggatgagatggttggatgccatcaccaactcaaaggacatgagtctgagccaactccaggagatggtgaagggcaggaggACTGGTTGCTGCAGGCCacagggatcgcaaagagttggacacgactgaatgactgaacagcagcaacctTCATTCTGAGACCCCACTTGTCCTCCTCCCTCACTGAGGCCTGccagcctgcctgcctctccctctgGGCATCCTCAGCACTGGCCCCCAGCCTGGTACTTCTCGCTAGGTCTGGTCCTGCTCTGGACACACCCCTCACCTGTAGCCCCCGCCCCCAGACTCCTGGGAAGaccctcctcccactccctcgGTGTCTGAGCAGCTGCATCAGCTTTCTATGGGGGATGCTTCAGAGTCAGAAGAACTTGACTCTGGGTCTGGCCCCCTTCATGCTCAGGGACCTTGGACAGGACTACACCTCCAGCCCTTGAGATCCTTCCCTGAAACATAGAGACATGGACAGTGACCCACCATGGGGGCTACTGTGACAGTTAGATGACCATGTGAATGGACACATTAGGACTGTGTAATATTGTTGATGTTATGttgatgtttttttttaacaggtgGAGAGCACCCTCCTCCAATATATCACACAAACCACAAATAATCCACCCGAACTCCTACACTCTGGCTTATACTGCATGCGGGGGCTGCACAGGGGACCTCAGCAGAGGGGTTGGGCTGAGACCCAGGACAGGGCCAGTTCCTGGGGAAGgagctggggaaggggcaggtgTCCAAGGCTGTGCCCAGAGAGAGGGGCCGAGGAAGAGGAGCAGCCATCGAGAGGCAGAGTCCTCCCCCTGACCCTGCCCTGGGGAGAGTCCTGGAGCAGAAGGCTCAGGGAGCAGACGGACCACAGTGCTGGGCCCAGAGTGTCTGGTCTGGCTCAGGGGCCTGCCCCGGGGCCTTCTGCATTGCTTCCTGCCTggaagtaaagtcgctcagttgtgtccgactctttgcaacgccatggactgtagcccgccaggttcctctgtccatgggaattttccaggcaaggatactggagtgggctgccatttccttctccaggggatcttcccgacccagggatcgaacctgcgtctcctgtactacacgcagatgctttaccatctgagccactgggggcgTGTAGCCAGTTTGCTTGACTACAGCTGAAGGGCCCACCTAAGGTGTGCTGTGGGACCCCAGGAACTGCGTATGTGATGAAGATCAGGCCTGGTACACAACTGTGCCTGAGCAAACAGCCCAGCCATGGCCCTGACCCAAAAGGAAAACCTAAAGACACACAGAGTGACTTGACAAAAGGGAAACAGTGTCTGTTTTTCCCAGCGCTGACTAAGACCAGGGAATTTCGACACTGCCCAAGGGTGGTTGGCAGACGGAAACTCCTTATCAGTTTTGGttttggctcctgggctctgacaACAGCCGCCCCCTCCATTCTTGGAAATGACCCCCAGATCCAGAGGTGTAGTCCCTCGGGGCAAAGGGGGCAACCCAGGTGCACAGGTGGGCTGACACTGGGAGAAGGGCCCCCACCCTGTGCTGTCAAAGGGAGGGTTCCAGACagaccctcccccacctccccagggccCCCACTCCAGGGGTCCGTCTCCCCAGGCTCTGGTCTCAGGGTTTCGCCCACAACACAGGGACCCCGGAGGTGTCTGAGAACCCTGCCGAGACCCGGGCACAGGCAGCCCGTCCTCCCTCCTGCTCCAGGGAGTGGAGGGCACCCACAGGAGGCCAGAGCTGGGAACTTTCACAGGGCAGCCTGGCTGGCACTGCCAGGGTCATCCATCCCAGTCCCAAGGCACTCGGGCTGAGCCACCCTGCCCCCTCCTTGGGGTCCTTTGGCCCAGTCTGTCTCTCTGGCCTCAATCTGGGCTCCCCCAGGGCATCTGGCTCTGTTCCCAGTTTTCCTGGTGGTGGAAAAGGACAAAACCTTTGCCTGCCAGGGAGCTTACACTCCTTGCATGCACCCACCCCTCTCCGGCGGGACCGAGGTCCTGCCTTCCCTTCTGGGATCTCCCCACACTTGGGTGGAGATCTCCAGCAGTGTGTGGGAATGTTCCCACATTTTCACTCTATGTGGTGGAGGCAGACATAGAGGAGGGGCTGTTGTGCCCCATAAAGGACAGGAcgtcttttcttccctcttctcactCATGGAGGTGAGCTGCACACTTTCATCTCATCATCACATCAGTGGTGTCAGGCTCTATTTAGGGTCCGGATGTTCATCACTAGGTTCTACTAAGGCCTTTACCAAACCAGCATCTCCCTGGCCTCAGGGAGATGGCGTGGGGGTGTGCTGGTCCCGGGGCTCCTGCTGCCCCAAGGGCCTTGGGCTCGAGGGAGAGCACGTGGGAGGGTGCTGGCGGGCGCAGCGGGAGAAGAGAGGGGTGAGGCCCACCCAGATCTGAGTCGAtagctcctcctcctctcacctcTTCTCTCTGCGACTCGGGTGACTGAAGACTGAAAACATTGGCAAGAAGGTCGAACACTGCCACCTCGGATATCCCTCCAAACTTCACCAAAGATGGATTCTCTTAGCTGCCTGCACTGTGTGATGGTCGGTCACTGGCACATGgacccctctccccccaccctccagatGTGGAAACAAGCTAGGTTGGCTTGTCTGCATTGGAGAGGGGCAGCCAGGCCTTAGCAGGGAACAGAAGGTCCAGGGGTGCCTGGCTAGGCTGGGGTATGGAGGGTGAGGAAGGAGGCGGTGTTGGAGAACATTCTAGAAGAGACCTCAGAGCTACTAGATGAGGATCTACACTGGCCGGGAGACCTCCCCTGGGGATGCGGGAGCCAGGTGCCCTCCCTGCGATGGAGCCCTGCCTTGGTCTGCCCACAAGACGCTCCTGCCCAGCCTTGAGGGGCAATTGATGCTGGGCTGAGCTCAGAGAGATCCTGGCACTCTGGCtgctggagccacctgggaaggggtggggcaGATTTGGGGGCTCAGCCCTCTGAGGGTCCTCCAGGGCACAGGGGCTTAGCAACAGGAGCCCCAGACTCTTCAGGCCATCCTCTGCCCCCAGCACCAGCTTTCAGGCACCAGAGACCCTCCGTCAGAAACCTGGGGGTGAAGGTGGGGGAACCAGGAGAACTCAGTGGGTTGGGTGATGGGAGGAGACACTAGGGATGCGAGAGCAGGGCTTGGTTTGAATCAGGACCACATCTTCCGTCCCTGGAAGGCAAGAACTGGGCCACAGTGGTGGGGAGAGTCTCAGGAACCAAGCCTAGTCTCTGTGACCCAGGTCCTCATACAGATGCCATCTCCTACTCAGAAGTGTCCCCCCACTGCCTGCCTGATTGGCCGCTGCTTTGCAGATGACCTCCCACACACCCTCCCAGACCGCACTGGTCCATGGTCAGTCCTGGTGGCATCCAGGTAGGGCCTTTGTCAGAACAGGGAAATGGAAACCGAAGCTGTCCACGAAGGTGTGACATCTGGGTGGGGAAGTTCATGGGTGGCATGAGTGGCCCAAGTTCAGGAAAGGGTGAGGCCCAGCTCCGCTGACACAACAGCTTCCAGGCGCTCTGATGATATATAAGGCTCCTGCCGCTTGAACACCTTCAAGGAGGAGGCCACAGGCTGTGACTGAGCATAGAATCAGAGGACTCGGAGCCAGGGACGGTAAAGAAGTTGATTCATGGGGCCCAGCAGAGCGGGGCCGGATACCATACAACAGGGGACCCAGGATGGGGGCAGAGTGGCACTGAGAGGCCATGTCCAGTCAGACTCCAGGCGGAGGATTGGGTCATCATCGGGGCTCTGAGCACCCTGCACTGCTCCTGCGGGGAGACCCTGACTTCCCCAGGAGCCCCCAGCGGAGGTCAGAGAGGGAGGTCTAGTGGCTTCAGCAGAGATGTGGGGTGCAGGAGGAAGGGGTGTGGCAGGGAGGGGAGCCCTGGGCAGTCCCAGAGGAGCCCCGTGTCTTGTGACTTCTCCCACCTTTGTCCTCAGACACCTGATGGACAGATACACCTTCATTGAGAACTTCAACAATCAAGGATGCCCTTTCAAGACCTACCTGTGCTACGAGGTGGAGAGGCTGGATGGGGACACTGTGATCCCTCTGGATGAGTACAAGAGATTTGTGTGCAACAAGGTGACCCACCCAGCCTGCCCGCAGCAGGCGGGCCCTCCCCGTGGTGGGACACCCAGGGTAGAAGGTTGTCAGTGGCACACGGGGTGTCCCACAAGCTCTCTGCCAGGAATCAGGTGGGGACCCTTTTTGTGTGATTGACAGCTTTGAGCCACATTTCAGAAGCCAGTCACAGCCACCCAGCGCCTGGCACCTCCAGTCCAGTGTCTTGGTTACTCCTCTCCTGCTCCGCCTCTGGGGAGGAGTTGGGATGGAGGGCGATGCAAGTGGACAAGGGGCTGGGTTCTTCCCTGGGCTCTGCCCAGGGCAGGCTCTTGCCAGAGAGCCCGATCCTCTCTCAATCACCACAGGCTTGGGCGGCCGGGCGAGACATCCGCCCACTGCTTGAGAGATTCTGGCAAAGGTACTGATCGCCACAGCCCCGCCGATGCCAGCTGTATGTAGTCCAGGGCTGCGCTGGGCCCAGCACAGGGCGATGCCCAGAGCAGAAGCTTGTAGAAGTTTGGGCACACACGTGGGTTTAGTGGGGTAGGGTGGTGGAGGAGCTGGAGAGCAGAGTGAATCCCTCCAGGGAGGAAATGCCCACTTCCATGGCAAGAGGCCAGTGTCGGAGCTCccctggcctcctccctcccGGCACGGCTGGACTATGCCCTATCACGGGCACAAGATAAGACGGACTCCAGCAAACTCAGAAATCAAGATGAATCATGCTTAAACTCActagtttaaaaatcaaaattaacgCAATTCTGTGATGCAGGAAACAGCAACATCTGCCTGAAGACTGATCAGTGTCAGAGCTTTGCAGAGCCATAGGGATACAGTGTCTCTCAAGGGGTTTGGCATTCCTTTGATCGTGTAAATCCTGCACTGAAATAGCATTTCACTGTGTGCTGAGGCTTGCCCCCACTCTAACTTCGTGCTGGGGGCCAGCGCCTCACCCGCCTTCCTTCCATGGTCGTTCCCTCCGTGCTAGCCCGTACACAGCAAAGGACAGGACGCGTGTCTTCCTCTTTTTCGTAGGGTCCTGATCAACCACACGGACCCCACCATGCGGAGTTCTACTTCCTGGAACAGATCCGTTCTAGGAATCTGGACCAGAATCAGCGCTACAGGCTCACCTGTTTCATCTCCTGGAGTCCCTGTCACTCTTGTGCCCACAACCTGACTACGTTCCTGAAGGAGAACCGCCACATAAGCCTGCGCATCTTTGCCTCCCGCCTCTATACCAGCAACCGTTTTGGGGACTATCAGAAAGGCCTGTGCGAACTGCAAGAGGCTGGGGCCCAAATCACCATCATGACCTCTCAGGGTCGGCAGGGgtctcctgggggtggggcagtggcAGGGAGAGACCTGTGGGAAGTTGCCAGAAAGAGGTGGGCAGGGTGGGAATCCCTGGTACAGAGGCCTTTGTGTGCTGCCTGAGAAGGGAGGCTAGACTCTGGAAAGCGCCTGTGGGAAGAGAGAGTTCAGAGGGGCAGAGGTGGTTCAGGAGGGGCCGGTGGGTGGGTGAATGTGTGTGGACTAGCGGGTTTCCAGAAAGAAGGAGAACGGGCTGGCTCAGATTCCAGTAGCAAGAAAGAATCTGAGGGCTTGCTTCAGCTGCACGTATGCAAACGCTGGAACGAtgcagagaagattagcatgccCCCTGggcaaggatgacacacaaactCATGAAGCGTTCCTTATTTTCCTCAGGTGAAAAAAGGAACATGCTGACTCAgttctagaacctattatacagagctaagtaagtcagaaagagaaagacaaatatcatacattaatgcatatatatggaatctggaaagatggtactgatgaacccgtTCGCACAGCAGCAAAGGAGACGCAGACATAAAGGACAGAATTTTggacacagaggagaaagaagagggtgggatgatttgacagagtagcactgaaacacgtacattaccatatggaaaatagatagccactgggaatttgctatgtgacGCAAGGGACCCAAAGCCAGGACTCCGTGACAACTGaggagggtggggttggggagggagatgggaggaaaggCCCAGAGAGAAGGGACACgtgtgtacctatggctggttcatgttggtgtgtggcagaaaccatcacaacattgtaaagcaattacccttcaattaaaaataaaacgaaaaaaatttttaaagaagaaagaatttgagGGGTAAGCTAAGtccttgaaaggaaaagagagaggaggcAGCGAAATGATGATGGGGAAGTCCACCCCTAGACTGGAGCTCACCTTTCTCTCCCCGGCTCCATTTCAGACTTTGAGCACTGCTGGGAAACCTTTGtggaccaccggggaaatccCTTTCAGccctgggaggggctggaggcaAAGAGCCAAGAGCTCTGTGAGAAACTGCAGGCCATTCTCAGGGTGAGGTTTCCTCCCGGCTGCTTCCCTGGacctcccccctcctctcctcttctctccctgggCCTTTATCTATGTCTGGGCCACTcaaggtcttcattgcagcatgcaggggcttctctctagtttgGGGGGGGCGGGGCCACAGGCATCTCTTGTTGCTAAGCAAGGGCTCCAGGGTGGGCTGTGcacttctctggttgtggcgggCACTTAACTGCCCTGAGGCCCCTCGGATCttcattcccagaccaggggtggaacccgtgtcccctgccttggaaggcagttTCTtaaaccaccaggggagtccctgcctGGGCCTCTTCCCTCTTTTTAGAGCCTCCTCCGGGGTGATCTGCTCCCTCCTGGGGACACCGGCtccatcccttctttcctttccccaggggtcCCTCTACTTTCTCACAGGCTtgtgtccctccctccttccccatctgTGTGACACTCCCCAGACCTCTCTGTGTTTCCTCTTCCAACGTTCTCATTCCCTGCTTCGTCCTAGACTCAGCAAAACTGAAGGATGGACGCCAGCCTCTCTAAAGAACAGGAGACCTCTATTGAACAACAGAACAAAACAccttcttttaagaaatataaacatgCCATTTGCTACTGTCTCCAGACTGATCCAAACAGACCAGCAAAAAGCAAATGGCTCAAAagaaatagcttttttaaaataaaaatctgagtaGATTTACTTTTCATTCAAACCTATGTTGTGTTTCAAATCTACATCAGTAAGATTCTATTCAATACTATCAGAATAGTTTCCAATTTTTAGATAAATGAATATTGTAATTGATTTTAAATGCaaagcaataaaaggaaataataagaatCTCTCATTTGATTTTTTCCCTTAGTAAATGTATCATGAACTATAAATAGTTTattaaaagttgcaaagatacagatgtctttttattttgtagtggATCTGATTCATGGTGGGGTGGAGGTATAGTGGTCACACCAGTGCCTGCTGGTATGAGTAAAAATCAGCTAAACCTTGTAGGAGGGAAACCTAGGATTCAAAAACCTGCAGCCCTCAACAACCTATCACACTGCTAATACTACTGGTTTTGAAATGACAGACCATGCgataagagaagagaaagaatgagtCTCAATATTGAAAGGGAACTTTCAAATCTCCAGCTAGATAACTCCAGGAATTACCCCAGTCCCCACACTACTGCCCTGGAGAGGAAGCCAGAGGGAGGGGCTGTTGTGCACAGAGGATGAACTGGCCCCTGCACAGTACATGGACCCAAGCAGGACTGGTCTCAGGCACTAGATTTCTCTCCTGCCATTCACTCCGTGGGGACTGAATGGAGCTGAGCCAGCCTTGCACAAGGCATCCAGACAGCAAAGTCTCCCCAGGTCTCTCCTCTCAGACTTCTGATCCTGTGTCAAGGGCCCCAAATGTGTCTCAACCTCACACAAAGGGGCCCAAACTGTGTCACAACCTCATACAAACATGTGACTCTAAGAAGCTGGGAGCAGAACCATTCGGTGTGAGACCTGAAGCAATAGAAAATGAGGgacagatgatgatgatggttgagaagggaggaagggactAAATCAGGGAGGGTTGGTGCACgtgagggaaggaaggacaggTAGAAGAAGGTatcctgggagggaggggggagggaagaggtaaggagaggagaggagcaggGCTGAGACCCAACAATGGGAAGACAAGGGGCCTAAGGAAATGATGCTGGGATGAAGGAGGGTGGACAGGGTCAGAGCTGTCTGGAAAGGCTGGAAGTACAGctcatttcataaaataaaccATGTGGGCCAGGTAGATTGGTCCAGGCCTGGCTTGGCGGCTCAGTGATGCTGTCGAGACATGGCCCACTATTGCTGTTCCCTCAGCTCAGCTCTCAGTATTTGCCTCCTCAGGGTCTCGAATGGCTGCCTAACTCCAGACATCACACCTCATTccagaggggaagaaagaagataGGACAAACCCCAGAACTTCAGAGCCCATACGTTCTTTTAATGGACACTAGCAGTGTCTTACCGTGAGAGGCGGCTGGTGGGAAAAACTCTGTTGGCGTTTCATTTGACCCAGTTTGGGCCACAGAGGGAACAAGATTGGCTCTTGAGCTCCTCATCTGTAATATACGGAGAATAATAGTGACtgacaacctagatagcatattaaaaagcagagacatttctttgccaataaaggtccgtctagtcaaggctatggtttttccagtggtcatgtatggatatgagagttggactgtgaagaaagctgagtgccgaagaattgatgcttttgaactgtggtgttggagaagactcttgagagtcccgtggactgcaaggagatccaactagtccatcctaaaggagatcagtcctggatgttcactggaaggactgatgctgaagctgaaactccagtactttggccacctcatgagaagagttgactcattagaaaagaccctgatgctgggagggattgggggcaggaggagaaggggacgacagaggatgagatggttggatggtgtcaccgactggatggacatgagtttgagtaaactccaggagttggtgatggacagggaggcctggtgtgctgcgattcatggggttgcagaaagtcagacatgactgagcgactgaactgaactgaactgaactgagggccgTTGGGCAGTTAAACATCAAGTACTTAGGACGATGTTGACATAGTTATTCTTCAACCGATGATGTCACTATTTAAAAAAGGGGGAGAGATCATCCATTTAATAAATCACTCAATCTACAATAAACCATCAGCCCTCCAGCTTGCCCTGGCTCACACCACGTGCAGCCAGGTGCCAGGGAAGACGTGGGTGACAAGTGGCATCTGGGGCCTTGGCAGCAGAGTCTTTACAGCCCAGACCCAGGCCGGGCCTGTTTCCCTCCTCTCAGCGTTGCTGATGGGgcctcacctcctccctcctggGGGCTCCTTCTCTGACCC is a window of Odocoileus virginianus isolate 20LAN1187 ecotype Illinois chromosome 23, Ovbor_1.2, whole genome shotgun sequence DNA encoding:
- the LOC110129975 gene encoding DNA dC->dU-editing enzyme APOBEC-3A-like isoform X1 gives rise to the protein MSSQTPGGGLGHHRGSEHPALLLRGDPDFPRSPQRRHLMDRYTFIENFNNQGCPFKTYLCYEVERLDGDTVIPLDEYKRFVCNKGPDQPHGPHHAEFYFLEQIRSRNLDQNQRYRLTCFISWSPCHSCAHNLTTFLKENRHISLRIFASRLYTSNRFGDYQKGLCELQEAGAQITIMTSQDFEHCWETFVDHRGNPFQPWEGLEAKSQELCEKLQAILRTQQN
- the LOC110129975 gene encoding DNA dC->dU-editing enzyme APOBEC-3A-like isoform X2 — encoded protein: MSSQTPGGGLGHHRGSEHPALLLRGDPDFPRSPQRRHLMDRYTFIENFNNQGCPFKTYLCYEVERLDGDTVIPLDEYKRFVCNKGPDQPHGPHHAEFYFLEQIRSRNLDQNQRYRLTCFISWSPCHSCAHNLTTFLKENRHISLRIFASRLYTSNRFGDYQKGLCELQEAGAQITIMTSQGEKRNMLTQF
- the LOC110129975 gene encoding DNA dC->dU-editing enzyme APOBEC-3A-like isoform X3, producing the protein MDRYTFIENFNNQGCPFKTYLCYEVERLDGDTVIPLDEYKRFVCNKGPDQPHGPHHAEFYFLEQIRSRNLDQNQRYRLTCFISWSPCHSCAHNLTTFLKENRHISLRIFASRLYTSNRFGDYQKGLCELQEAGAQITIMTSQDFEHCWETFVDHRGNPFQPWEGLEAKSQELCEKLQAILRTQQN